In the genome of Mytilus trossulus isolate FHL-02 unplaced genomic scaffold, PNRI_Mtr1.1.1.hap1 h1tg000244l__unscaffolded, whole genome shotgun sequence, one region contains:
- the LOC134701456 gene encoding uncharacterized protein LOC134701456, with protein MTSVLDNFTEKITSDLKNTVFATSDATPFIDADKNAKCDGSCVVIILVAVVAFSAIILLLACIFRTKPRDDRDSDKDETSATNIPHSTQSSFNEKYTVAYVVSEKQKEVKIT; from the exons ATGACGTCTGTTTTGGATAATTTCACAGAAAAAATTACATCTGATTTGAAAAATACCGTTTTTGCGACATCTGATGCAACGCCTTTTATAGATGCAGATAAAAATGCCAAATGTGACGGATCCTGTGTTGTTATTATCTTGGTGGCAGTAGTGGCTTTCTCCGCCATTATATTGCTGTTAGC atgtATATTTAGAACAAAGCCTAGAGACGATAGAGATTCTGACAAG gatgAAACTAGTGCCACCAATATACCACACAGTACACAAAGcagttttaatgaaaaatatactgTTGCCTATGTTGTGTCTGAAAAACAGAAAGAAGTGAAAATTACATAA
- the LOC134701429 gene encoding transmembrane protein 229B-like, which yields MAESDSIPLSMLWRFYVYAIHGYVTEIMFTATWEFVINQNWKFPGSTSVWALPIYGFSTLMIEQMYLRLVERKIPLLGRAVIYTIWTYCWEFSTGFILKKFDACPWDYTPFEGDFMGLVTLEYAPLWFFGSVFCEILIIKYTRMVYWGAPVKADKTKQS from the coding sequence ATGGCAGAGTCCGACTCCATCCCATTATCCATGTTATGGAGGTTTTACGTGTATGCCATTCATGGTTATGTTACAGAAATCATGTTCACAGCTACATGGGAATTCGTTATAAATCAGAACTGGAAATTTCCTGGTAGCACTAGTGTATGGGCTTTACCTATATATGGATTTTCTACTCTTATGATAGAACAGATGTACTTAAGACTTGTTGAGAGGAAGATTCCGTTATTAGGCAGAGCTGTTATTTATACAATCTGGACATACTGCTGGGAATTCAGTACAGGCTTTATTCTGAAGAAGTTTGATGCTTGTCCATGGGACTACACTCCTTTTGAAGGAGATTTTATGGGACTAGTGACACTCGAGTATGCCCCATTATGGTTTTTTGGTAGTGTATTTTGTGAGATTCTGATAATTAAGTATACAAGAATGGTGTATTGGGGTGCTCCTGTAAAAGCTGACAAAACTAAACAAAGTTGA